GATTTTGGCGTAGATGGCGTGCAGGGCCTTGAAGGCTTCGAGGGTGTGGGTCTGGGCGATGGCCATGGCGGCCTCGGCGGCGGCATCGTCCTCAAGCGCCAGGAACTGCGAGGCCCAGCCGATGGCGGACTCGCCTTCGAGCGAGAGGACGCCGGAGTAGCAGGCTCCCAGCAGCTCGGGTTGGTCGTCGGGCACCAGCGCGGCGCGTATCCGAGGATCGGAGGCCAGCTCGGCATGCAGGCGCAGCAGGAGGGCCGCGGAGTCGGTGCCCACCTGCTCGACGGCGCGGATGGCGTTGAGGCGGACGGCAGGCTCCCGGTCGGCTAAGAGTGGGGTGAGGTGGAGGAGGACACGGTGGCTGGAGAGCTCGCGACACTGCACCAGGGCGAGGGCGCAGATGCCGCGCAGGGTTCCGGCGGTGTCGGAGGAGCCGCCCCAGACGGGCTCGAGCTGATGGTGCCTCATGCCGGAGAGGAAGAGGGCGGACTCCTGGCACTCGAAGGCCGCCAGAGCCTTGGCCAGGGCGTTCTTGGCCCAGCACTGCGGGTCGGTCTTGACCGGGTTTTCGAGGAAGCGGGGGAAGGCCTCGGCCAGCAGAGGGGCGAGCGACGCGAGGCCGTGATGGACGGCGAGGTTCGCGGCCTTGGCTACGAGGAAGTTGTTGCGGAGTGCGAGGGCTTTGGCGAGCTGGGGCGCGGCAAGGCCCGGCTCGACGCCGCGGAGGGATTCGAGTGCGGCCAGTTCGTCGTCGAAGCTGCGCTTGGGGGCCATTGCCTCTAGTAGAGGGGGACGCTGGGGTCGATGACGCGGGACCAGTGATCGATGCCTCCGGCGAGCGACTGGGCGTGGTCGAAGCCCTGGTTGCGAAGCCACATCGTCACCGAGAGCGAGCGCGCGCCGTGGTGGCAGAGAACCACGATGGGTTGATCGGGGTCCAGCTCGGTGTGGGCACGGCTGGTGATCTCGCCCATGGGGATGTTGACTGCGCCGGGGATTGAGGCTGTGGCTACCTCCCAGGGCTCGCGGACGTCCAAGAGGAGCGGTGCGGAGGGCTGTTGGCGTAACTGGTTGTAGGCTTCGACGGTGATCTCTGGATCAAGCATGGAATAAGGATATATCGTGGTCTGATGCCTGGACCCGGAAAGAACTTCCTGGGATGGGAACTTATTACGTACAATCAGCATCCTACGGACATCGGAGATTCTGTCTTTTGTTTGGGGTACGGCGGAGGGTAGTAAGTGCAGGAAAAAGTTTTAATTGTCGAAGACGAACTCCATGCACGAACGGGACTGGCGGAGCTGGTCGAGTCCTGGGGGTATCGGGCGGAATCCGCCGCTGATGGCGTTGAAGGGCTGGAGAAGGTGCAGCAGTGGAACCCGGCCATTGTGGTGACGGATCTTAAGATGCCGCGCATGGATGGGATGCAGCTACTGGGCCGGATCAGCGAGATGCAGGAGCGCGTGGCCGTGGTGATGCTGACGGCGCAGGGGTCGATTGAATCGGCGGTCGAGGCGATGCAGATGGGTGCTTACGACTATCTGCCGAAGCCGGTGGACCCGATTAGGCTGAAGGTGATCTTGCAGAATGCCAGCCGCCAGCGCGAGGCCGACGTGGAGCTGGAGGCTACGCGGCGGCAGCTTCGAGATACCGGCGTGTTGGGGCCGCTGGTGGGCTCGTCGCCGGAGATGCGGGCGATCTTTTCGCTGATCGAGCGTGTGGCTCCGTCGAATGTGAGCGTGCTGGTGACGGGCGAGAGCGGCACGGGCAAGGAACTGGTGGCGCGGTCGCTGCACGATCTTTCTTCGCGGCGGGGCAAGCCCTTTGTGGCGGTGAACTGCGCGGCGATACCGGAGACGCTGATCGAGAGCGAGATCTTTGGACATGAGAAGGGCGCGTTTACCGGGGCGCTCGAGCGACGGGCCGGGTGTTTTGAGCTTGCGGAGGAAGGGACGCTGCTGCTCGATGAGATCGGCGAGATGCCTGCCGCGACTCAGGCCAAGCTGCTGCGCGTGCTCGAAGACCGCAAGCTGCGGCGGCTGGGATCGAAGGTGGAGACGCCGGTGGATGTGCGGGTGGTGGCGGCTACCAATAAAGACCCGGAGAAGGCTGTCGCGAGTGGTGAGCTGCGAGGGGATCTTTACTATCGCCTGAACGTTTTTAATATCCAGATGCCGCCGCTCCGCGCGCACAAGGGAGATATCGAGCCGATCGCCGAGAAGATGATCGACGATATGAACGAGCGGCACCACTGCAAGGTGACGGGGATGACCGACGCTCTGCTGGAGCGGCTCAAGGCGTATAACTGGCCGGGTAATGTGCGTGAGTTGCGCAACACGATCGAGCGGGCGACGATTCTGGCTGGCACCGGCATGATCGGCGTGGAGCATCTGCCGCCGCACTTCGGCGAGGCGGGATTTGCGCCTCCGGCGCATCCGGAGCGGCAGGCGGTTGAGCCGCAGCTTGCTTTGGTGGACGACCGTAGCACTACGGTTCATGTCGAGGTGGGTACTACCGTGGATGAGGCGGAGAAGCAGCTTATTCTGAAGACTCTTCTCTCCACGCATAACAATAAAACCAGGGCTGCGGAGATTCTGGGCATCAGCTCGAAGACGCTTCAGAATAAGCTAAAGGAGTACTCCTCTGCCGCGGCGAACAGCGAGTCGTAAGGGCCCGGGCTCCTCTGTATGGATTGGCTGATCCATCTTCCCCTGCTGGGGGAAGTGTGAGGTCTGGCCGGCTTTGAAGGACTGTACCCTGATGGACTGGGCTCTGAACGCGAAACCTGTAGATGCGGCTTAAGACCAAACTCGTGCTGGCAGCTACGGCGATGACCTTTGCCATCGTGATGGTATTGTCGCTGCTGTTTCTGGGCGAGCTGCTGCGGCAGAGGATCGCGCAGACCTCGTCGAGCGACGATGTGCTGGTGCGTGAGGTGCTGATGATGACGCGGCAGGCGATCGAGGTCGAACTGCCCGAGCATCCGCCGGTGGATCGCACCGATGCGGCGCTGTATGCGGCGGTGACGGACGCGCTGCGGAGCCACCAGCCGCTGAGCGATGTGATGAACTCCATCGTGCGCTATAGCCCGGCGGTGCAGGATGTGAGCGTGACCGATGCGCATGGATATACGCTCATCTCGACCGATGCCGACGCGCTGGGACAGATGGCTGCGCCGAGGATGAGCTTCGTCCGGCTGCGGGACGGCAGCGTTACGAACCAGATGCGGGAGATGTTCGGGCGGGCGCGGGTGCTGGATGTGACGGCTCCTCTGGACCGGAACGGAAGGCCGTTTCTGGTGGTGCATATGGGGATTCGGTCCAGTTTTCTGAAGAACTATTACGCTCCCTTTCTGAGGGCAGCGGTGGTTTTCGTTGTACTGGCGGGGATCGGCTCGATTGCGGCGGCAGGGCTGCTGGCCAGCGTGGCGCTGCGGCCGATTGAGGAGATCAGCAGGCGGCTGGATGTTTTGGCTGTGACGACGCGGGAAGAGAAGCCAGCCGGTGGCGGCGTGCCGAGGATCAGTGGGGCGAAGCGGTTCAGCGGCACATGGCCGGGGGCTACGGACGATGCGGTGGTAAGGGTGACCCATACCATCGACCAACTGGGGCAGCAGATGAGGACTGCCGAAGAGGGCTACACTGCGCTGCAGGCCAACCTGAACCAGATGCTCGATACGCTGCGGGATGGGGTCCTGCTGTTTACTCCGGAGAGGCGCGCGGTGATGGTGTCGGATGCGGTGGCGCACTTTGTCGGGGAGTACCCGGAGCCGCTGGTGGGCAGGCGACTGGAGGAGATCTTCTCGGCGGAGACGGCGCTGGGCGCGGCGGTGCTGACGGCGTTCGACGCGGGGGCGGCCTCGAGCCGGGTGACGCTTGAAGATGGGCGCGAGGTGGAGATTGCGATCGACCGGCTGGATCGAGGGCACGGAGCGGGCGGGATGGGAACGATGGTGACGCTGCACGACATCGAGACGGCGGCGTGGCTGGAGCAGGAGCTGGAGGTGTCGCGCAGGCTGGCCGCGATCGGCAGGCTGACGGCGGGCGTGGGGCATGAGGTGAA
This is a stretch of genomic DNA from Granulicella sp. WH15. It encodes these proteins:
- a CDS encoding rhodanese-like domain-containing protein; this translates as MLDPEITVEAYNQLRQQPSAPLLLDVREPWEVATASIPGAVNIPMGEITSRAHTELDPDQPIVVLCHHGARSLSVTMWLRNQGFDHAQSLAGGIDHWSRVIDPSVPLY
- a CDS encoding ATP-binding protein is translated as MRLKTKLVLAATAMTFAIVMVLSLLFLGELLRQRIAQTSSSDDVLVREVLMMTRQAIEVELPEHPPVDRTDAALYAAVTDALRSHQPLSDVMNSIVRYSPAVQDVSVTDAHGYTLISTDADALGQMAAPRMSFVRLRDGSVTNQMREMFGRARVLDVTAPLDRNGRPFLVVHMGIRSSFLKNYYAPFLRAAVVFVVLAGIGSIAAAGLLASVALRPIEEISRRLDVLAVTTREEKPAGGGVPRISGAKRFSGTWPGATDDAVVRVTHTIDQLGQQMRTAEEGYTALQANLNQMLDTLRDGVLLFTPERRAVMVSDAVAHFVGEYPEPLVGRRLEEIFSAETALGAAVLTAFDAGAASSRVTLEDGREVEIAIDRLDRGHGAGGMGTMVTLHDIETAAWLEQELEVSRRLAAIGRLTAGVGHEVKNPINAMVVHLELLRGKLEEHQSQNGPLKGAQRHVDILEGEMHRLDRVVQTLADFSRPLEVNLREQDLRGLVNVVVELTGGEMEENRVVVRVAEPSEPVMVRADGELIRQALLNLTLNGMQAMPEGGTLWIRLRRERQFAVLEVVDEGGGIPPEVMPKIFDLYFTTKEKGSGIGLAMTYRILQMHGGAMEVRTAVAQPDTAGEHGTTFTLRLPLASAMMEERRGELAGGIV
- a CDS encoding sigma-54 dependent transcriptional regulator gives rise to the protein MQEKVLIVEDELHARTGLAELVESWGYRAESAADGVEGLEKVQQWNPAIVVTDLKMPRMDGMQLLGRISEMQERVAVVMLTAQGSIESAVEAMQMGAYDYLPKPVDPIRLKVILQNASRQREADVELEATRRQLRDTGVLGPLVGSSPEMRAIFSLIERVAPSNVSVLVTGESGTGKELVARSLHDLSSRRGKPFVAVNCAAIPETLIESEIFGHEKGAFTGALERRAGCFELAEEGTLLLDEIGEMPAATQAKLLRVLEDRKLRRLGSKVETPVDVRVVAATNKDPEKAVASGELRGDLYYRLNVFNIQMPPLRAHKGDIEPIAEKMIDDMNERHHCKVTGMTDALLERLKAYNWPGNVRELRNTIERATILAGTGMIGVEHLPPHFGEAGFAPPAHPERQAVEPQLALVDDRSTTVHVEVGTTVDEAEKQLILKTLLSTHNNKTRAAEILGISSKTLQNKLKEYSSAAANSES